The genome window CGCGATCCTGTGACCGCAGCGGTTCTATTAAAAAGTGCTGACTCGAGCTTAGCCGAAATGAATGACCCGAGCCTACTCGACATTCGTAAATCAATTAACAGTGATATGGCTAAATTAGCCGCAATCAATCAAATTGACTATGACGGTATTATCTTACGTTTAAACCAGCTCAGTAATGAAGTGGACAACTTACGTTTAGCTGATTTAAACAGCGGCGATGCGAAAAATGAAGATAACGCAGATGTCAGCGAGGATATTTCGGATTGGAAACAAAATTTGGCTCGTAGCTGGAAAAGTTTCGCAAATGACTTCGTCACCGTACGCGCTCGTGATGGCTCAGAAGCCCCGCTTTTAGCTCCAAATCAGGATATTTATCTACGAGAAAACATTCGCTCTCAACTATTAATCGCAGCACAAGCCGTGCCACGTTATCAAGAAGCCACTTACAAACAGTCATTAGAGCAGGCTTCGACTTGGGTAAGAGCCTATTTTGATACTGAGGCGCCTGAAACTAAAGCTTTTCTATCAACCATTGATGACCTAATCAATCAGCCGATTGATATTGATATGCCTGATACTTTAGAAAGCCAAGAAAAGCTAGAAAAAATCATGCAAACACGGGTTCGTAGCTTACTTTCTCAGTCGTCTGACAATGCAAAAGTTAGCGATGGTGCCGTTGATGCCGCAGCGGATGCAACTGAAGCGCCAACAGAAGCCGCAGTTCCCGCCACGGATACGCAAAAAGCGGAGTCAGCTGACAATGCACACCCTTTTGAATCAGCAGAGCCTGCTGGCAATAGGGGGTAATTATGATAAAAGTCTTGATCCTATTTATAGTACTTATTGCAGGGATAATCTTAGGCCCATTATTAGCGGGTCACCAAGGTTATGTTTTTATCCGTACAGATAATTATGACATTACGACCAGTGTAACCAGCCTCGTTTTGGGCTTTATCTTGCTCCAGTTTGTGCTGTTATTCCTTGGTTGGTGCTACCGCCGCTTTATCAGCACGACATCACGTACCCGAGGTTGGGTAAGTGGTCGTAAATACCACAAAGCACATACCCAAACACAAAAAGCGCTGCTGAAATTAGCAGAAGGTGATTTCGAGCAAGTTGAAAAATTAATGAGCAAACATGCTGATTTTTCTCAACAGCCGGTTATTAACTACCTCATGGCAGCCGAAGCTGCTCAACAGCGTGGTGATGAATATCGCACTCACCAATACTTGGATAGAGCTGCCGAAGCCGCAGGAAGTGACCAGCTCCCCGTTGATATCAGCCGTGTCCGTATCCAATTAGCGGAAGGAGAAGTCCATGCTGCCCGTAATGGCATTGATAAACTTCTCGACAAAGCTCCAAGGCACCCTGAAGTGCTGCGCCTAGCAGAACAAGCTTACTTACGCTCAGGCGCCTATCAGTCGCTGATTGAATTACTTCCTGTCATGGCTAAAGTACAGTTACACAATGAAGATGAGCTCGATGCATTGAAATTAAAGGCTTACAAAGGGTTGATGAACCAATATATGGCTGAAGGAGGTAGTGATGGGCTAAAAGCTTGGTGGAAAGCACAACCTCGCCGAGTTCGTCATGAAACCGCATTGCAAGCTTTCTTAGCAGAGCATTTGATTGAATGTGGCGATACTGCAAGTGCAGAAAAAATGATTATTGACGGTTTAAAACAGCAATATGATGAACGCTTGATCCTGTTGGTGCCAAAACTGAATAGCGAACGCCCTGAAGTTATAGAAAAAACCCTTTTACATCTGCAGAAGCAGAACGGTGCCACCCCGTTACTTAACAGTACATTAGGCGTTTTATCGCTACAGCATGCCCAATGGGACAAAGCTGAAAATTACTTTAAAGCCGCTTTAGCTCAACGTTTTGATGTACAAGATGCATCATGGTTAGCTGATGCTTTTGACCGGCAACATAAGCCTAGCGATGCCGCAAAAATTCGCCAAGATGCATTAAACCATTCATTAAAACAAGAACGGAAATAATATTCTTGTTTGGCCTCATCTAAAAACTCCACTCATTTTGGTGGAGTTTTTTTATTCATAAGCTTAACGGCGACTAATCTGACCTTCCCCAATAAAAAACGTAAAAACAATTTAAATACATCGCGTTAATCGTATTAAATCATCATAAAAGGAAAATATGAGGTTTATAATTGGCAACATTGCAGGTAAATAATTCAATGTTTAATCAATAATCATTATTTAAGGATAAGGAAAACACACTTCGCTATGTTATAAAATAAACACATAGTGTATAAAGCTTTATATACATCTTTGCTTTGAATGAATTAGGGATATCGATATGAATGTAATTAAAACTATTTGGCGCTGGATTATTGCAACTCCAAACCGTTTACAAATATTCTTTGATCTTCTGCTGTTAGTATTATCACCTTTTGTTTTTATTATGATTATTGGTTTTAATACCGAAGATCTTAGTAAAGACATTTTCATTATTACATTCATTATCCTCTGCTATACCTATATTACTCGCTGGTTCAGTAAATGGTTTAGTAAAGGTAGAAGCTAATAGCTATCTTATTTTCAGCCTCTTAGTCATTTTCTAGGGGGCTAAGTGTTTTGTACAGACAAAAAAAAACACCTGCACAAGACAGGTGTAAAATACAATCAGGTCTACAGACGGATGGTGCCTCACTCAACGTTTCGCCCGTTCGTTGATGGTAAGAGGATGAGCTCTTGATCATCTAAAGTGGACAATAGGCACCGATAATCGGCTTTGCGTCATCTCTGGGTTTATGAAGCTTCGCTGTCATAAGAAGTGAGATGAGCATCTACATATACAATAATGCACAATACGTGCCAACTTTTTTAAAACGGTATTTTTTTAGCTCACTCTTTTGGTCTATTTCCTATCCCTCGGTTTTACACAACTATTTTTCTTCTTGGTAGTAAACCGCTCTATCTTTAAAAAATTCACTAATATGTTGCCCGAAACTTACCACTCTATTTTGTCGCAGTTTAGAGACATCATAAAACAGTTATTTATATTTCCTTATAAATCAACCAGTAAAGTGTCACCTTTTGACGACATTGATATGATGGGTTGTATCTATTTTACGACACAAGTAAGTTAAGCTGCTAAATTAGAAATAAAAACAAGCAATTAACCATACCCCTGTCATTCGTTGAAGAAACGCCCCCGAGTATACTCTAAGCAATTCAAGTTATGGCTAAGTGGCAAGTAAAGATATTCCGATGAGTACGAATAAGTATGTGATTTGGGTAGATGAACGTAGCCAATAACGCTACGGTTTGAAGTGTGAAGTGTGTAAAGTATAAAACGCAAAAAACCCGTCGATTAAGACGGGTTTCTTTAAATTGGTCGGCGAGAGAGGATTCGAACCTCCGACCCACTGGTCCCAAACCAGTTGCGCTACCAAGCTGCGCTACTCGCCGAAATTTTTGTAGTACTTATTAATAGTGAATAGTACTATTACATTTCTTCGTGGTGCGAAAGGGGGGACTTGAACCCCACGTCCATAGGACACTAACACCTGAAGCTAGCGCGTCTACCAATTCCGCCACCCTCGCAATGTCACAAAAAAATGGGGTGGCTAATGGGACTCGAACCCACGACAACTGGAATCACAATCCAGGGCTCTACCAACTGAGCTATAGCCACCATAACTTCACTTTTTTCAAAGCGTTGCTATATTACTACATACAACGTCATTTTGCCAACCGTAGCGAAGCGCTAAAACTGGTGCGCCCGACAGGATTCGAACCTGAGACCTCTGCCTCCGGAGGGCAGCGCTCTATCCAGCTGAGCTACGGGCGCTTAACGCCGTTGCGGGAGAGGATAGTACGGATTTATCCTCCCGCTGTCTAGTCCTTTTTGAAATAAAAATATCGATTGCTTGCCTTTTATCCATTTCGTTGAGAAAGAGAGCATATTTACCCTCTTTTTCGCTATGCACCTAATAAAAATCTATCAAAACCCCGCCGTTAAACTTTTCCGTTACGGTTAT of Providencia rettgeri contains these proteins:
- the hemX gene encoding Putative uroporphyrinogen-III C-methyltransferase, with product MTEHDKTTETVTQEAGAEQQHPKNKPSSEQKRSGLIGGVIAIAIIIAIGGGLYYFTQQSTATLVNENNELKQKLSDLIEQQNSDRQRLNALAAANAEIKSHSREYEENLNRRMQELQAHVTALSSADVKSWLLAQADFMVKMAGRKLWNDRDPVTAAVLLKSADSSLAEMNDPSLLDIRKSINSDMAKLAAINQIDYDGIILRLNQLSNEVDNLRLADLNSGDAKNEDNADVSEDISDWKQNLARSWKSFANDFVTVRARDGSEAPLLAPNQDIYLRENIRSQLLIAAQAVPRYQEATYKQSLEQASTWVRAYFDTEAPETKAFLSTIDDLINQPIDIDMPDTLESQEKLEKIMQTRVRSLLSQSSDNAKVSDGAVDAAADATEAPTEAAVPATDTQKAESADNAHPFESAEPAGNRG
- the hemY gene encoding putative protoheme IX biogenesis protein, with the protein product MIKVLILFIVLIAGIILGPLLAGHQGYVFIRTDNYDITTSVTSLVLGFILLQFVLLFLGWCYRRFISTTSRTRGWVSGRKYHKAHTQTQKALLKLAEGDFEQVEKLMSKHADFSQQPVINYLMAAEAAQQRGDEYRTHQYLDRAAEAAGSDQLPVDISRVRIQLAEGEVHAARNGIDKLLDKAPRHPEVLRLAEQAYLRSGAYQSLIELLPVMAKVQLHNEDELDALKLKAYKGLMNQYMAEGGSDGLKAWWKAQPRRVRHETALQAFLAEHLIECGDTASAEKMIIDGLKQQYDERLILLVPKLNSERPEVIEKTLLHLQKQNGATPLLNSTLGVLSLQHAQWDKAENYFKAALAQRFDVQDASWLADAFDRQHKPSDAAKIRQDALNHSLKQERK